The DNA window CTGAGGCCCCAAAGCTTCCAGGTCCAGGACTGCCTCCCGAGCACCCATCCCTGGGGCGATTCTTCAGCTAAATTAAAAGAGTAAATGatccttttctcattcctttgaCAGGGGTGTTTCTGGGGAGTTTGGCCTACGAATGAATAGGGGGCTTAGGGGAGACTGAGGGATATGGCCAGAGGTTGGGGAAACACACAGGAGAAGAGGAGTTGGGTTTGGGGAGAAAACTGAGAACCAAGAAGATACTGCAGAAGATGAAgggtgagagagaagggaggaactGAGAGGACACTGGCAGATGGAGGCTGGAGGTGACACTCAGAGCGAGGGAGGGACTAAGAGGACACTGTGGGAGATGGAGAGGGGCAGAGCAAGGAAAACTAAGCTTGCTGGCTTGCTCAGATAGAGACATACAGGggcccttaattttttttttttttttggcggggcaatgagggttaattgacttgcccagggtcacacagctagtaagtgtcaagtgtctgaggccagatttgaactcaggtcctcctgactccatgacgggtgctttatgcactgtgccacctacctgcctcctagGGGCCCTTAATCTTAATTCTGAATCATAGATCcgcttggcagtctggtgaagcctatgggctccttagaaaaaaaatttctaaatacatatagtaaaatacataagattacaaagggaaACCAAAGGGGACtggaaattaaaatgtcatttccccccccatccaagttcacaaaccTTTCCCTGTGCCATTAGATGTagctagaaaggacttcaaaGGCCATGTAATTGAGTCCTTATTTCATAAATGATGAGCAGCCTGTGTTGTACCCATTAAAAGCTAAAAGACCTAGAAATAGGCCTCGGATGCCTTTTGCAGAACATTGAGCAGTAACGCATGGGCTGCTATCTATACCAAAGGGAAGAGTCTTTGCAGCTTGGAGGCATAATTTGTTAAGTCATGGACCTTCCTGACCATTCTATCAACCACCAGAAAGCCTCATAATATAGACCAAGAGTTGAATAAGATTCTCCtcctttcattattttccaggaTGGGACTTAAATCACCCCCTGCAGTGTCCCTTTCCCCTTCAGATGTCTCCTTATTAGAGGTTGTCCCAAAGTCTAGTTTTATATGTTAACTACTCTAGTGTCTGCCTTCTTCCTCTGTGCCTCTCACTTTCTTAAACCTTCTCCTAACACTCCATTCTGATATCTTCACCCATCATCCCCTTTTCTAGACAACAGATAAATTCTTTATTTCCCAACCCAATTTGGTGGAACTGCAAAGAACAGACTGAGGAGTGCAGAGGaaagatatatgtatgtgataGTTTATTATAAGGCACAGAATGGAACTCAATACTACCCCAaccccacattaaaaaaataatctctctaaaaaataaaaatgaaaatcccaaataaaaagCCCTAATTTTGGACCCTCTGCATTCCAAGAAGTCCCTTCCTCTTCCACTCCACCTCATCTTGTCTAAGGAGGTTGAGCAAGGAGGCATAGCTGAAAAGATTGGGTGGGAGAGTCTTTGGCAACAGGTTGGCACCAACGTGACAGGTGAAAGGAAAGGTATGCTATACCCTCCACCATTCTCAGGTCTGGAGAAGGCCGTAGCTCTTTTCTTGAACCTGGGGGTATTGCCAGAAAAGCCCCAGGCGTATCAAGCTAGTGAGAATACCTGGTATGTTGGGCAcctggaaggaaacaagaaattgAGATAAAGTGGGCGGCTGGTTTCTCTATACCCAATTCACTCCCTACCCTGGCTCACCATAATGTAGAGGTCTCTGAGGCGGAAACCATAGAGAGTCCAGGAGGCGGAGGCAAGGAGGGTAGCCACAGTGAGGGAGAAGGACAGGCATTGAGTGGACTTGGTCTGAATGATCTTGACCTGTGGGGAAGGATGTTATTAATGCCTGAGAAGAAGGGTCATCACATCCTTCCCCCTGCCTCTACTCAAGGTGGTACCTTCTTCCCAAACCTAGACAGATGGTGGGATCTCTCCCTCCCTAACCTCCAGTGTAAGAGGTAGTAAAGTTCATAGGAATTTAAGGATTTTAAAGCTTTGGAGAGTTCTTAGAGACCCTTTAGTCTGACTTCAATTTAGAGGTGAGAAAAGTGAAAGCCAGATTGAGGAAGGAGCAATCACAGAGGCTGAAATTGGCAGTCAAAATTtaaacttcaggggcagctaggtggcacagtggatagagcaccagccctgaagtcaggaggacctgagttcaaatccggcctcagacacttaacacttactagctgtgtgaccctaggcaagtcatttaaccccaattgcctcacaaaaaaaataaataaatttaaacttCAGTTTGCTCACACCAAATCCAGTACTCATTCCCCAACACCACATAAATTAAATCCCATGGTCCCTATTTCTGTGCTGTGGAAACCATCCTCCACCTTCACTCCCTTTCGTCCAGCAACTATTTCCTTTCAGAGAGAAGGCCAGCACCCAAGTGTCCATGGCCCCTTCCTAACCCTCCCTCTCACACTGGACCCACCAAGTCAGCCAAGGGTGAGAGGTACATGCTGATGGTGAAGATGCTGCAGAAGAGGCCCAGCTGCCTCAGCCGGGATGTCCAATCAGGCACCAGGAGCTGGAAGTAGCTATAGCCCAGGAGAAGAAGACCCAACAGGGCAGCAGTTTGGAGGAGGACAGTACGCTGTGGGGGGAAGCAAGAATGGGGTGATAGCAGCCCCGGCCAGTTACCCAAACATCAGCAACCTTCAAGTGTCTAATTCTGTCTGTcgcttgattttttttgtttttgtttttgcagggcaatgagaattaaatgacttgcccagggtcacacagctagttaagtgtcaagtgtctgaggctggatttgaactcaggtcctcctgaatccaaggccagtgctttatccactcccccaccttgctgccccctgtcCTAGTCACTTGAAAGGAGATGCATTGCAAAAGGAATCATTCAGGAAGCCCCCAGATCTGATGGATAGGGAGCACACTCACAGAGCCAATTAGATAATTAGCATCAAACATTCCCCTCCTCCACACTTAGACTTTGTCATTTCTCCTCTGTATCATCACAACCACCtagtaaagtctttttttttttagtaaggcatttggggttaagtgacttgcccagggtcacacagctagtaagtgtaagtgttaagtgtatgaggtcggatttgaactcagtcctgaattcagggccagtgctctatccactgcgccacctagctgccccacacctagTAAAGTCTTGCAAATATTGAGGGGTTAATAGATGCTAAAGTGAATTGCATCAGCGCTGAGGAAGTATGAAGCAATTCAGTTAAACAATTCAATAATTGTGGGATACTGTTAGGGATCAGACTCTTAGGGGAGAGAAGAATGTAAtacaggaaggcttcctggaagaaggGAAGCCCAACTTAGATAGGCCTGCAGGAAAATGCAGCAATTCCCGGGCAAAGTAGAATTCTAGGAAATGTTGACAATAGCCTGGCCAGCGTGGCAGTGCTCCAGCGGGGCCTAGGAGGCTGAGGGATGGGACCGGCCTCTACCTTTCGCGGACAGTAGCGAAGATATGTCAGAATGTAGAGGGTCTGAAGCAAGGCTCCTACTGCGTTCACTGCGATGAGCGTCTTGTCTCCCTTGAGTAGCCCGTAACTCAGCCAGCTTAGGTTGCTGCAGGTGAGGAAGACGATGGGTTGAGTGCCCGAAGGGAGGCTGTTTAAGCTCTAGCATCCCAGAGCCCAGAACCTGGaagccttccctccctcttctctccctctcctccccagccGGCCTCACTTGACATCCGTGGTGAGAAAGGGCAGGAACTGGATATTGTTCACACTCCGGGTGGTCTGCATGTGCCGGAGGTCCG is part of the Dromiciops gliroides isolate mDroGli1 chromosome 4, mDroGli1.pri, whole genome shotgun sequence genome and encodes:
- the SLC50A1 gene encoding sugar transporter SWEET1 isoform X2 — protein: MQTTRSVNNIQFLPFLTTDVNNLSWLSYGLLKGDKTLIAVNAVGALLQTLYILTYLRYCPRKRTVLLQTAALLGLLLLGYSYFQLLVPDWTSRLRQLGLFCSIFTISMYLSPLADLVKIIQTKSTQCLSFSLTVATLLASASWTLYGFRLRDLYIMVPNIPGILTSLIRLGLFWQYPQVQEKSYGLLQT
- the SLC50A1 gene encoding sugar transporter SWEET1 isoform X1, with the translated sequence MEAAGAPDTLLSGACVLFTLCMFSTGLSDLRHMQTTRSVNNIQFLPFLTTDVNNLSWLSYGLLKGDKTLIAVNAVGALLQTLYILTYLRYCPRKRTVLLQTAALLGLLLLGYSYFQLLVPDWTSRLRQLGLFCSIFTISMYLSPLADLVKIIQTKSTQCLSFSLTVATLLASASWTLYGFRLRDLYIMVPNIPGILTSLIRLGLFWQYPQVQEKSYGLLQT